From the Lepus europaeus isolate LE1 chromosome 14, mLepTim1.pri, whole genome shotgun sequence genome, the window ggcggcgggcggcgacaCCTCCCGGAGCGCCCGGGGAGCGCACGTCGCGTCCAGCGCCTGGCTCCTAGTGTCTCCCTGCCCGCTTCTCCTTGGAACGTGCTTTCCTTGAGACCTTTGCTACCTTGACATGGGGGGACACGGCGGCGGCGGACGGATGACCATGCGCCCCGACTTGGGAAACGGCCTCGCTCTGCATCCAGACTCCCTGGGAAAAGGGTCCCCGTTTTTGGTGCTAATCCAGAGGAGTAGGTGAGGGGCTGGTAGAGAGCTGGGAGGCGGGGGGGACCGCCTGCCTCCTGTATGCGCCCGCCTTCCGGCTCGGGGCCGTACAAAGCCAGCAGGCGAGGGGGCAGGACCCTACTGCCCCCAGTGCTACTTGAATGACCCGTGGGCTGCCGCACTCGGGACATCGCCCTCCTCTTTGAGAGCTAAACCTAGCGAGCGCCCTGCGCTGCCCACTTGGCATCTCCGCCACAAGCAGGACGCAGAACCCGAGGCCGTGATGTCCCCGCGCAGAAGCGGCGTGGCCTGCATCCCTTGCCTCGTCCCCACCTCGGGGCGCGCGGTGGCGCAGCCCGCCTTGGGAAGCCCGGCGGCTTGGAGGGGCTGGACCCGCCGCCCCCTGCCGGCGCAGCTCACCCGgactcctctttccctcccctactcccacccccacccccaggtcccgGCAGAATGGCGGGAAGGTGAGACACAAGCGGCAAGCCCTGCAAGACATGGCGCGGCCCCTGAAGCAGTGGCTTTACAAGCACCGCGACAACCCGTACCCCACCAAGACCGAGAAGATTCTCCTGGCCCTCGGTTCTCAGATGACACTGGTGCAGGTAAGGAATggagcacccccccacacacacacgcccctccGAGCAGTCGCCGGGCCCCCGGGGCCGGACAAGCCTGCGCGCCGGGTGCGGTTCGCGCGGGCCCCCACATGGCACCTCCTCCCCGGGACTAGAATGGGGCGGCCCGAGACGTCCCGGGCGCAGCGCAGGTGCTTCGGCGGAGTGCTTCCCGCACGGAGTTTCCTGGGTGTCGAGCGTCTGAGGGTGCGGTGCTGGTGTGCGTGGTCCGACGGGATGTGCCCTGGGGCCGGGGAAGGGAGCAGTCGCTTGCCAAGTTGCGCAGGGGTTGGTAAGACTTGAGCGTCCCCCAAGATTAAGACACGAATTCCTGGGTCGCACCTTGGAGTTTGTGATGCGGTAAGTCCGGGGTGCTGGGGCTGCCGGCCCTGGACCCCGCTTTTAAGAGCCACGCGGCCGCCCTGGCGCCCCGTGTCAGGGCCTGGTAGCGAAGCTTTTAAGAGCAGAATTACTTTGAAAACGACATTGCAGACAGAGGCAGGGGCGTGGATTGAAAGGCAAGAAGTGGCTTGTGGGTCCctcactcctcttttttttttttttaatagacttgAAGCATCGTGACATTAGTTGGAACCCACAGCACTTTTTCGATGGTCCTTTTTAAAATTGGCATGACTTAGGGAGAGGAGGCAGCTTCAGATGGGCGGGCGTAGGGAACTAGCCCTGCCCTGTGTTTATTCTCTGATGAGCAAGGCTGCTTGCCGCACGTGGGGTTCGCTTTCCCACACATCTTATTGACTGTTCACCCAAACATGGTGATGTGCAGCACTGGGTACCAACCTGGCGGGGAGGAAGTAGCCAAGGCCGGGAGAAGCAGAGGTAGGCCCGGGAATCTGCTCACCCCAGAGCCGGTGCTGTGTCTGTTCCTGCAGAAATCAAGTGGTGTGAGCTTGGGTATCTGCACACACAGCACGTTGATTCAGAAAGGGAGGCGGGGGAGAATCCGGTGAGCTGAGGTGCTTAATGCATTGCCGTACACTACCTGGCTGCTTTTGTGAATAATTTTCTACCATCGTGTTAAATTTACATCaaggggaaacacacacacacacacaccccgaatCTTGATTGaaattttccaaagtattttacATAGTCCTTTAGGAACTGCTGAAAAGTTGGACAAAGAATGAAGACTTGTAGTCAGACTTATCAGAACTCTGAGACATATTTGTCCGCTGATTCTCAGAATACGGTTGTAGAGAAAACCAAGTTTCCGGGGGTTGTATTAGTAGTAATTTGCTCCAGCACTGGAGGGGACTATTTAGTGTTCTTGGCATGATATCTGTCTGACATAAAACTGTGAATTTTGTGGTGATTTATAGAAGTAGTTTCTAAATGGATTATTCGAGCCCGAAAAACTTGACTtaggaaaataaatgtgtatgctCAGATTTCAATTTAAACAGGTAGGCTATTTCTTTTGGAAATTCATGAATCTTTATAGCTATTGGAGTATTTCACAGTGGTGTCAGCAATAAAGCAGATTGTTTTAGCTGATTGTATAGCTCCATACTGAATGCGTGCCACTGCAAAAAATATTTATCacatattttagaacatttttagttAGGAAAAGTCATTAGGAGAGACTTTTAAGTTTTCTTATGCAGCTATTTTGTTGAGCTGAAGTACAAGTAGTTGCAATTTTAATATAAAACCAAAGTGTCTGTAATGATATTTCAAATGCAAATCATAAATCTTTTTGCATTTAGATCTTGGAAAGACAGTGTTTctaatttatatgaaattttcattcaaaacctctttatttttcttacattactcacctgaaaataaaaatgcacaaacTATGTGATTTTTAGATTGACTAAACTGTTTATAATAAGTTACAGCTGTCCAAGACACTTGgtaaatttgtggaaaatgtaaaagataagtaaattttggttaaaaaaaaaaggcttttgacAAAGTTTTTTCCGaacgtgcattttccatgaaatttttgaagatctctaATCTGATGATTTTCAATTTTACCATAAATGAAGTGGAATTATGGAACTTTAAAAAgctaagtgaaaaaaatctaaataataaaatttacaatGACCCTATACATAACCCagttcttttagtttttatttatttattttcatttatctgaaagacagagagagagagagaaagagagagagagagagagagagagagagagagagagattttccacccactgatttacttcccagatgcccacaatagccaggctgggccaggccaaagccaggagccaggaactccatctgggtcttgcacatggtggtcaggaacccaacttcttgagccaccacctgctgtctcccaggctgtgcagtaacaggaagctggatcagaagcagtgctgggactcgaacccagacactctgaagtgggatgtgggagtcttaaccaccgtgccaaaaGTTCACTGCATTCAGTTAGGCACAATGAGATATCTATGTAataagaagacacacacacacacgcacatatataatgtatgtaaATATATGCACAAATATGTAAACAcaacatacaaatatataaatacaaataagtaCATACATGGGGATATGTATAAGTCAGACATAAATTACACATTCAGATTAAATTCTGACTGTGGAGTTCTACATAGATTACATAAATACTTTACACTTTTAGGGAAAAAACATAAAGCTGTGATCTGAATAAAGCTTTTGATCCCTGCAAATTAGACCCTTATGTAATGAGTCATATTCTCCTGGTGAGTAAATGTTCCCTGTGGAGTCCAGCTCCTTCCTTGGGAAGAGTGACCATGACTCTCTCTCCTTTGTATGCTGTACCACCCAAGCATGGTGCTTTTCATAACACTGTAATCACCTTAGGACGTTCTGAGGCACCTTTGTGACAACTAAAGACAGTCTTGAAAGTTGAGTTAAGGTAGTCTAGTTTTAAACTCTGTCCCACTGAAGGGAGCTTGCAGAAGGCAGCTCACTGTCTTGAATCCGTAAGATGTTCTGCAGACAAGCATAAATGCGTTTATGTCTATAGACAAAGATGGAGCGTCTCCCTTGTTTCTATTCAAATGGGTATTTCTTGTTTACTGCAGCATCTCCTGTCTCCTTTTCTTACCTGATTAACAAGCTGTCAGCATAACTTGTGTTCCTTAAGCTCCCAAAACCTTATGTTTTGAGAATTTCTATTGCAATTGCACttaatgtttttgtttggtttgtgtGCCAGACTTTTCATTCAgaataatttcaatttatttttccacTCTCAATAAGGAAAGGTATAAGGATTGGTCAGCAATCTCTGTTGCAGCCTAGAAATAAAGAGCTTAAATCTTAGTGAAGAAATATTCTGGAACACCAAATATTCCAATAAATAGATCTGAGGCTATTCATGGCACGTACATTTCTTCATCCTTGAAAAATGAAGCAGGAAGAACTATTTATgcaactttcatgtatttctaCTCAATGGGCTTGTTAGCTTATCATAATTTACTGTAGCTGTGTTTGATGCCATTTGCACTATTAATCTGGCATCTTATTTCTTAATGATCCATAAGCATTTTTATGACATTAATAGGGAGATgattacttgtgtgtgtgtgtgtgtgtgctttcactTTGACCCATCAAAACATTCCACTGTCCCTGGTCCCTGTGAAGGAGCAGTGTTcaaacattataaaaatttacTGTGTACTCTCAAAATATATACAGCTTTACTGTGGAACAAAAAGTAAGTAAGTGATAAGTGACTAGGGTTTTGTATTTTGTAGGAAGTGGAGCTTACCGAGTAATAATATTTGTATCTTAGTACTTCCTCCTCTTAAAACAGAAGTTTCAATTTCCTGTGATGGATCCACTTAACCATTTGGTTAAAATTGCTCTGTTGCAGGATGGTACCCCGCTCTGTTGACATAGCTGTGTTTTTGCTTGGTGTTTAACTTTTCTGCAGACGTGTATTGTCGTTGTCTACTACAGGGCTCATACCAACTATGCAGGAGCCAACAAGACCTCAGACTGGTTCTTACACATTATCCCTAGTGTTAACACTACACAGTGTGGAACTGAGGGACTCAGTATCGCCATTTAATAACTCAGAATAAATTTGTTAATTCAGTACATTCGGTGATGGACAGAGGCCAATTAAATTCCTTTGGCTTCCCTGTAATGATTGCTCTGTCAATACACTAAACGTAAACACCTCTGTTAGAGTAGGATGGAAATTACTCCATTTTCTCTTCCAACTTCTAGCTATTTTGGCTCTCTCAACTTTCACTATAAAATACAGGGTTTTTAAAAGCACGGAGTTTGACATTCAAATATTGTTCCAGAACCTACCCTTGGCCTAGTTCATGTAGAACACGATTTAAAGAGAATACAACTGACAACTTGAAGGAATCTGTAGTATGTAAAATGTAGGAAATCTGAACTGGTATTTTTACCTTCAGTGGAACAGGGAATTTGCCTTAAGTCGTCAGGAAAAATTTGCAAAACAGAATTTATGCCGATTTGTTTGCTTGCCATTTGCTACTTGTGGGCCTTACTGCAAATAGATATTAAACAAGTCAGACTGTATCCAGTGGCTAGGCTGGACTGTGAAGTTCTGGGGGAGTAAATATATTAGCAGAATGGGCGCCATTCAAACTTATGCAATCAATTGAGAAACAGTTATGTTAGTGGCAAGGCCTTCTGGAAAGTCTCATGTGTAATGATTGTAATATGGTTAGCACTGTGCGTGAGtgtatcaaaaaggaaaaaaagggtaAGTCCCCCCATATGTGAAGAACTAGCCAATCCTCATGACACTTACAAACTCCATGTTGCTGTatgttgtaatttttttgttaatttttgtagATTAGAAGTCTaccagggggctggtgttgtggtgtagcaagcaaAGCTCatgcttgcaaagccagcatcccatgtgggtgttggtttgagtcctggctgctccacctccgatccagccccctgctaatggcctgggaaaagcactggaagatggcccaagtgcttgggccgccgCCACctcagtgggagacccaaatgaagctcttggctttggcctggcccagccctcgctgttgtggccatctggggagtgagccagtggatggaagatctctctgtaactctgactttcaagtaaataagtaaatctagaaaagcaagcaagcaagcaagcaaagcaAAGAATACATATCACAGACGATGGgtgcttgttttaaaaaaacagtctCTGGGGCTAAGACTCAAGACATGTGTTTCAGTCAGTGGCCACaaaaagcagcagcaacagccCCTTGCGTTTTCCTTGTAGAACGAATGTCATCCTAAGACTTGCATTTTACACTACATGAGTACTCTGCAGGGTTGTGCTAAGATTTAAGGTTAGTCTGACTTCTGTGCTGCTGATATAACAAACGATTTGGAGTTGGAGTCTAATCAGTGTGAGTGAGAGGGGAAGTTGAGGCAGCTGTCCTGTGGGTGGGACAGAAGCTAGAGAGAGCAGCGGTGGAGGGCAGAAGGGAGATCCAGACCCACTACAGGGGAAGTTGACTCTGCCCCAGGAGAGTTTGGGCTGCATTCACagaactttgtttttagagcTGGCAAGGATCATTGAATGCATTTTATAGTAGATGAAGGGTTTGAGATAGGGAAAAGCTGAATGACTTACTGAGTTCACACAGCATGTCTTTGGCAAATTCAGAACAGGAAACTAGATTCAATCAGAAGGGTGCATCAACATTGGAATTTGATGGTGGCTGGTTATGATCCATTGACAAGGATAAAAGAGAATGGGAGGCAGGAAATTTAGAAagaagaatgttctagaattcCCGGCTCGGAGTAGCGAGGAGTTGGATGAAAATTTTGGCAGTGAATTGGAGAATGGGAAGGAGGAGGTTTGAGaaatgggagaaagaaaagaggtgCTTCCATGGCAAACGCTCACCGTGGTGTTAACCCACGCATCCCAGTTAATTGTGTCTAATTCTTCACGGCTGGTTCTTCCAGAGACCAACATTACCCCAATGTTACCTGTTCCTAGCACTTGGCGCCACAGCCAAAGTGTACTAGTGAATAGTAGGTGTTAGTGAATAGTGCCAGAAGTTGTCTATGTATAGAGGATGGGGCAGACTGAGGCTGTGAAGTGAGGCCTGCCAAGGCGGGATGTTGCACCATTGGACCTGAACTTGGAAAGATGGTTACCGGTGGTTAAGGCACCAAGGAGGTAGTATTGAGTATATTGAATAGATGTGGGAAAATTACCATGTCTTACTCATGGGAACAAGAAGGGGGAAATGTAATTTTGTATTTAGAGTAGAATTCACCACAGTTCCATCCAATAATTAGGGCTTGAGCAATGTGTGAAAATTGCATATTTATAGTAgactcttaaaaacaaagaaagaagagaaactcCAGGGCAAACATTGCCGCACAAACCATTATAGTAATACAAGGTCATGTTCTGGAAGCAGTTGGCAGAAAGACTTCATTCTCCTCCcgtttcatttttataaaagcaaatattGCTGTTTCaggttgtgttttttgtttttttttttttttaaagaaaaacctaCGTAGTGATGAGAGCTTGGTGTTTTAGAGGAAACCTCAAGTATCATTTTAGCCTCTGGAAAACAGTGGTACCTTAAAAAGGAGATCGGAAATTGCATTTCTTTGTTTTGGAGTGTTCTTTCCTGTCCTTCACCCGTGTGCTTGGGAAACGCTTTACTTTCAGCTTAAAGCAGGGTGTTGGTCTGCATTTTCCCCCTCCGCCTACCTTGCAGGAGTCCTCTTCCTTGGGGTCCACTTCCTGCCCATTCTGCCTGCCTGACATAGCCTGGCCTTTCTCCAAAACAGGCTTAGGTTCCTCAAGAAGCGTCCAGTCACCTGTGAGAGTCACCCCTGTTCCTTTTGCATTGCCTGTCACCGTATTCTTTGTTGTGTTGGCTGTTGTcttgcttaaaaaaaattgtattatttgaaaggcagaatgacacaaagagagagagagagagacagaaataaagagagcTCTTCgtgctgctggttcattctccaaaggccAGGAACTCcgtggggtctcccatgtgggtggcaggggcccaagcacctggaccatcttctgctgccttcccaggtgcattaggagggagctggatcagaagtggagcagctgggacttgccctGCTgctgatatgggttgctggtatcAGAAGTGGTGATACCACTTTGGATGGCAAgacctcttcctttttcttattcCCTGAATCCAGAGAGCTCCAACCTCTGTGACGACCCCTGGACATGTTTGCTGAGTGAATGGATGAACGGGTGGGAGTGTGCAATTCTCTTATTCATTGGGATGCTGACAGAGCCTTAGTTCCTTCCCCAGTCCCCATTACATGATCGGGCATGTTCTTCTGTGTTGGTCATCGAAACGCAATACCGTTGCAGGTGTCAAATTGGTTTGCAAACGCAAGACGTCGCCTTAAGAACACTGTTCGGCAGCCCGATCTGAGCTGGGCTTTAAGAATAAAGCTGTACAACAAGTACGTGCAAGGGAACGCCGAGCGGCTCAGCGTGAGCAGCGATGATTCGTGTTCTGAAGGTTGGTTCCTCTTTTTACTGCACTTTCTTTGCTTTGCCTCTGCAATTCCTTCTCCACCTCAATGGCTGTTTTTAAAGGTGAACCCCACAAAATAAAACAGCGCTGTAACAGCCCCTGTTTTTCTGCCTGAGCTGATGTCATTTTAACAGTACAGGATATTGACTGGTCCCtcttgtttattgatttattctgtGTGGGAATAAGATTTTCTGTGAAATTCATTAACATTAAATGCattcctgctttgtttttttttttttaaagatttattaatttatttgaaagtcatgattatagagaaagagagagagattttccatccactggttcactccccagatgactgcaatggttggggttgggccagcgcaaagccaggagcctagagctccatttgagtctcccacatgggtggcaggggcccaagactcaggccatcttccgctgttttcccaggcacattagcagggagctggatcggaagtggagcagctgggactggaactgctgcccatatgagatgcaggcatcacaggcgatggcttaactcactgcacccctATTCCTGAACTCTTTGGCCTAAAAGTTATTCTTGAATATCAAAGATAATGTTATACACTTTATATATGGTCCCCGTGTATGTTTTCTGGTTAACTAGAACAGTAAAGCAGTCGAGGGGAAAGTGGGTAGACAGAGGACTACCTGACGGTCTTTTTCTCCCCTAGATGGGGAAAATCCTCCCAGAGACCACATGAACGAAGGCGTGTATCCTGCTCCAGTTCATCACACTGCGGCCAAAAGCGAGAGCTCAGCCGTAAAAGCTGGGGTGAGGCCAGAGTCAGGGGCCAGCGAGGACTACGTGTCACCCCCAAAATACAAGAGCAGCTTGTTGAACCGCTACCTTAACGACTCTTTGAGACACGTTATGGCCACGAACACCACCAGGGTGGGGAAAACAAGGCAGAGGAACCACTCAGGATCTTTTAGCTCCAACGAATTTgaggaagagctggtgtctccatcgtCATCGTCAGAAACAGAGGGCAACTTTGTCTACCGCACAGGTGAGTGCGCGCTTCCGGCTGTCGTTGCGCGAGACCTTGCTTAAGCCCTAACTAAACCCTCAGCCGAGGGCTAGATGGCGACGCGGTACAAAGACATGAGATGGTTCGTGTCGTGCTCATAATTCAGCCTCAAGCTTTCGTTTTGGTAGCCGTCATTTGAGGGATTTAGGAGGAGATGGTGGTCGTGCAGGTGCTAagaaattttcagttttcataATAAGAGTAAGAATTGTCATTGCCAGTGATGCTTTTTACATGAATCATGAAGAAGTTTCCTATCTTGGCCTTTCTGAATAACTTGTGAGGAAGGAACCTGCTGCATGGTAGCCAGTCGTGCAAATACTTGGAATTCCGTCTTTCCTCTGAGCTGCTGTGATTGCTAATAGCGATGGGAAATGAACACAAATTAACCCGAGCGCCAAGCTTTTGTGAAGGAAAAGGGCAGGTCTGGCTTCAGTTCCTTTGGAAATTTCACTCTCATTCCTGGAAAGCACAAGTAAGCTGATCAATAGCTTGGAAATGTTTGCTTCCATTCCCAAAATACTGACTGCATTTGTACCTGTCCAGCGCTTTCAGGTGTAGTCACAGGAGGTGTAGTAGAACGTCTGTCCTGGATTTTAGCTTCCAGAGAGAACTGCTCTGAAGGTGTTGCCACAGATTGCTTTGCAAGAAAGGGGGTGCACGTGACCCCATCTGGTGTAGACAGAATCTGGGCCCGAGAATGCCAACAAGTGAGATTTGGAACAAAGAGCTGGAagcaatttcaaaaaaatgtcaCAGATAAGGAAACCCAGCCCAGGAACATACAGTAGGCACAGTTCtcctaacccactgtgcacctgaGCCTGCACATGACACACAAGAGTGTCGCTACTGGAGACTACTGTCCCTGCTATGGCTCCACCCACCATCACCGTTTACTGCAGTCTGACAAACACCACACAGATGTTACTGTGTGCAGTCCTTGTAATCCAGAGGCCCTTTATTGTTAGCAATAGGCTTTATAAAGGCATCTAAACTTGGTCTGGTTAATATACTGTTTAATAGTCAGCTAGAAATCTGATATTCAAGTGTTTATAGATTTGTACGAGACATATTATCTGTAAGGATTCAGAGAAAAGATTATAACATTTTCTGTTTGCATCTCCAACAAAATAATTCCAAGCACTCGGAAATACAGAAGTAATCTAAGTGATAATTTGGTCTAGGACAAAGCCCAAGTTTATTTAACCAATGATGAAAATGAGGGACCTACATGTTGCCAGCTACCTAATGTGACCAGAGAAGTTGGAGATAATTTGGAGCTTTCAGAATACTTagttttcaagaaaggaaaatatatcaAGTTGTTCAAAAGTAGgtaactgaaatttttaaaaatgacacataGGAAGGTAAAATGGGaagccagaaatcaatcaaaagtTGACTCattgaaagcagtaaaaaaaaaacaaacaaaaatcagcaCAGATTAAAGATGGAAATGACAAAGGAGACATAGCACCTGGTACTGTTGTTAAATAAAAGAGATTgtcaaaaaattatgaaaaagaacTATGCACAATTATTTGAACATATGCTATAAATAGAGAGTTGCTAGGTCATGATGCATTTCAGTATATGGCTTGAATTGGTCTTATCCacagaaattaaattataaattcataaacaagaacattttaaaaggtCAGTTCTTCAGGAACAATTTCAGTTTTTAGTAAATCCGCTACCCAAAACATGTGGCTTCGTAGTTCCACTGTGAGTTTTTCCCCAAAACTTTGAACAAATAATGAATTCCCATGTTTCATACATTTTTTCCCTGAGCATAAGAAAATATGGAGAGTGTCTCAGGTTTTCAAAGTGTAAATGTTGTCCTAATCCCAGACCAAAGGGAGACAGCATGAAAGTAAAAAATGTTGTGTGAAATACGGACGCTGGGAATATGGAACGACATGAGAAGTGTTCAGAATGTAGTATTAAGAGAAAAGCAGTTCAGAATTGTGAGACACTGAATACGGTTATAGCAATGCAGGTATGCATTGGGAAAATCAGGAGTCTTggtaaaaaggaaattaattttaatcagGTGGGGTAACTGGGGATTGGTAATCTGTTGttcaaaaatcacttttttttacaTATTGATGGTGCCCAGTTGAAACAAGGCCTTCTGAAAATGTATGCTAGCCTAGTCGAAGGTGGCAGACTATGAGGTCCGAAGGAATGGCGTGCCTGGACCGTGGACGCTTTCCAAAGTGAAATATTTTGGCCGTTTCTTCTTATTAAAGTATTCCAAATGCACTTGGTCCGTATTATGGACTCTTCATTTGccaagttctatttttaaatataagcccattttttttttaagttatgcaAGCAGTGAGAAAACAACCTATACATGTATAAACTTCTGGTTttcatgcatgtgtgtacactTAAAAGGAATAGACTACATGTTTTGTGCTTTATGGGTGGAGAGTTAAGGACTACTGGCCCAAGCCTGATCCTGCTGAATCTGAGATGAAAAAGATCCATGGCTGTCTTCCATAGGACCCAAGTGACACTGGCTCTGCGCTTGTAGCTGGGTTGCTATGCGTGGATAAACAGTGGAATAGGAGACTGCAAGAAACACTTTCTGAGCGactgctgtggttttttttggcAAAAAGGCGTATTCTGAATTCCTTCAATTCCATCTGGTTACATCTTTCTTTCTTCACCTAAATAGAAATTTTTCTAAGTCAACTATCAACACCCCCCCTTCCAACCCAGCCCAATGCTACTCCAGCACAAAGATTTTTAatgttcagattttatttttctttctccaagaaTGTACTTCTTTGTCTTTGCTAAGAAATTGTATTCATGTATCCACGCTgtgaagatatggaatcaaaaaaCCAAGTGAAAGTTGGTATATGGAGCCTGGGGTGTAATTGATTTTCAATAAGGATTGGTTGAAACATTTTCTGACAGCAATAGTTAGGGTATTACAATTCATCTGATTTATTAAGGTCATTGGTTCCAGTGACAATTAAGTCACACTCAAGGAAATGCAGTCAGTGTCGCCTCTGTTGAATGACAGGTGAATGATGGTAATTTTGAGTTGATTGAATTTGAACTCACATGACAGGTGTGTCTTCCCTCCGGGTGTCAGAATAAGGGCTCTGGCCACAGTGTCCACTTCCGTTCTTCGGGATTAGTGTTCGTGTTTTCCACCTGGGATCATCAGTGTCCCCTCTCACAGCCAGTCCTCTCTGGGCTGCACAGGGGAAGCAGAGAACTCCACccgggcctcccaagtgggtggtagggttccacgcccttgggccatcatccactgctttcccaggcacattagtagggagttggatctgaagctgggcagctgggactcaaaccagcact encodes:
- the MKX gene encoding homeobox protein Mohawk, whose protein sequence is MNTIVFNKLGGAVLFEERGAPERERGGRPYGGGGVLDSPHDRPEVGLPDGPPLKDNLGLRHRRTGSRQNGGKVRHKRQALQDMARPLKQWLYKHRDNPYPTKTEKILLALGSQMTLVQVSNWFANARRRLKNTVRQPDLSWALRIKLYNKYVQGNAERLSVSSDDSCSEDGENPPRDHMNEGVYPAPVHHTAAKSESSAVKAGVRPESGASEDYVSPPKYKSSLLNRYLNDSLRHVMATNTTRVGKTRQRNHSGSFSSNEFEEELVSPSSSSETEGNFVYRTDTPENGSNKGDGAANKTRPSKDDTYWKEINAAMALTNLAQGKDTLQGTASCIIQKSSHIAEVKTVRVPLVPQF